The proteins below come from a single Aegilops tauschii subsp. strangulata cultivar AL8/78 chromosome 6, Aet v6.0, whole genome shotgun sequence genomic window:
- the LOC109785342 gene encoding uncharacterized protein yields the protein MPPRCRGSSGYRGVRERPKGWYSAEIRSGDVRLGLGSFRSAHEAARAYDVAAWRLESPRSQMNFRDVFTREEAQRVAPPPRLIIDMDRADHAWRQRRLLIAEEDERAMAEWRRRHPEDVTDERAYWAERTGRRCAKRADRRRQKALANAQCDIVEAGGRSIFTSDDERWDDIWLDTSDNTNEDDDGDDGSDLE from the coding sequence atgccgccgcgctgccgggGTTCTTCGggctaccgcggcgtccgcgaGCGCCCCAAAGGCTGGtactccgccgagatccggtccGGCGACGTCCGGCTCGGCCTCGGGTCGTTCCGGAGCGCGCACGAGGCGGCCCGCGCGTACGACGTGGCGGCGTGGCGCTTGGAGAGCCCCCGGTCGCAGATGAACTTCCGGGACGTCTTCACGCGCGAGGAGGCGCAGCGCGTCGCCCCTCCGCCGCGTCTCATCATCGACATGGACCGTGCCGACCACGCTTGgcggcagcgccgcctcctcatcgCCGAGGAGGACGAGCGAGCCATGGCGGAGTGGCGCCGTCGCCACCCGGAGGACGTCACCGATGAGCGTGCCTACTGGGCGGAGAGGACGGGAAGGCGCTGCGCGAAGCGGGCGGACCGGCGTCGGCAGAAGGCATTGGCGAATGCGCAGTGCGATATCGTTGAAGCAGGTGGGAGGTCGATCTTCACGTCAGACGATGAACGTTGGGACGACATATGGCTCGATACCTCGGACAACACCAACGaggatgatgatggtgatgatggtaGCGACTTGGAGTAG
- the LOC109785341 gene encoding uncharacterized protein, protein MRSERAEMSRHRRSPLDDDDLLSEILLRLPPQPYSLPRASLVCKRWRGLASDPGFCRCFRIHHRRNPPLLGLFDSHPIVPFRPTVDPPNRVSPGRFSLQLSDSRHVRSLGCRHGLALYFDCVLPQLLVWDPIHGDQRRIALPPGFDAERALIDGAVLRAAGDAHFQFQVLLVGALDDDDDEDAEGQMVSVFTCVYSSETGVWGNLFSTLITAESYVSLGPAVLVGDSVYSILVTSPGYELDPETQILEFDLKMQSLATIQLPVDMLEYCRLMPVRADGGGLGLFLVSNFTAQLWKRKTDCNGVASWGLGRTVALDELLSLNSESGYLISIIGYAEENNLVFLGTAEGVFMIQLESLQFTKLSGDVMFPRHHPFESVYTTG, encoded by the coding sequence ATGAGGAGTGAGCGGGCCGAGATGAGCCGCCACCGCCGGTCGCCGCTGGACGACGACGACCTCCTCTCCGAgatcctcctccgcctcccgccgcaGCCGTACTCCCTCCCGCGCGCCTCCCTCGTCTGCAAGCGCTGGCGCGGCCTCGCCTCCGACCCCGGCTTCTGCCGCTGCTTCCGCATCCACCACCGCCGCAACCCGCCCCTCCTCGGTTTGTTCGACAGCCACCCCATCGTTCCCTTCCGGCCCACCGTGGATCCCCCCAACCGCGTCTCGCCCGGCCGCTTCTCCTTGCAGCTCAGCGACAGCAGGCACGTCAGATCCCTTGGATGCCGCCATGGCCTAGCACTGTACTTCGACTGCGTGCTGCCCCAGCTCCTAGTGTGGGACCCCATCCACGGCGACCAGCGCCGCATTGCCCTTCCGCCGGGGTTTGACGCGGAGAGGGCGCTGATCGACGGGGCGGTGCTTCGTGCTGCCGGAGACGCCCACTTCCAGTTCCAGGTCCTCTTGGTAGGAGCGCtagacgacgacgacgatgaagacgCCGAGGGGCAAATGGTATCTGTCTTCACCTGCGTTTACTCGTCAGAGACTGGCGTATGGGGAAATCTCTTCTCAACACTAATTACAGCGGAGTCTTATGTTAGTTTGGGACCTGCTGTGCTGGTTGGGGACTCCGTTTACTCAATACTTGTTACTTCACCAGGCTATGAATTAGATCCAGAGACGCAGATCCTTGAGTTTGATTTGAAGATGCAGAGCCTAGCCACGATACAGCTGCCAGTGGATATGCTTGAATATTGCCGCCTCATGCCCGTGCGGGCAGATGGTGGTGGGCTGGGTTTATTCCTCGTATCAAACTTCACCGCCCAGTTATGGAAAAGGAAAACTGACTGCAATGGTGTTGCTTCATGGGGGCTGGGGAGAACTGTTGCATTGGATGAACTACTTTCCCTGAATTCAGAGTCTGGGTACCTAATAAGCATAATAGGGTATGCTGAGGAAAATAATCTGGTGTTCTTGGGGACAGCTGAGGgtgtcttcatgatccaacttgAGTCATTGCAGTTCACGAAACTTTCCGGAGACGTCATGTTCCCTCGTCATCATCCATTCGAAAGTGTCTATACTACAGGTTGA